AACTCTCTACGTCATGCCCTCGAAAGAGGGCATCCAGTAAAGCCTAATAAAATCGATCAATTACAGAGATGAGATCAAGAGTCAGGTAGGGGGGGAGATGGACAAAATGGCCGACATACTGATTGTACTACAGAATTTTATGAAGGTTTCGCAGGCGGCGGTGGCGGTGGCGGTGCTCAAGGAGCTACTGGCGGGACAATTATTATCATTAGCAACAATCTTACCAGCCCTTTAGAAAAATTAGTTTCAGTTGGAGGTGGAGCAGGTGGAGTTGGTGGTCATGGTGGAACCGGAAGTTGCCCAGGCGTAGGCGATGAAGAGATCCCTGACTTATATCCCCAGGGCGGAGCAGGTGGTGATGGTATGAGCGTTGCTCCTGGTCCAGGGCAAAATGGTAAGGAAGTTTCTGCATCGCAATGGTGTGGCGGTGGTGGTGGCGGTGGTGCTGCTGGTAGTTTGGGCAATCCCGGTAGATTATTTATATCGCCAGGGCTTGCAATATCAGATGATAACGATGTTTCTTATAGCGTTAGTGCTTTAACAAATTTACAATCACTTGCTTGCGAGTGATTATTAGACTTCAATTCTATAAATTAAGTAATTTAGTGTTCTATCAAGGTAATACTTATGTATACTTTTAACTACCAAAATATAAGAATTTAAATTAATATAGTAACTCTACCGTGCAATATTAGATGATTTGAATGATAATAATGTATGGGTTGTAGCTATCTGACAAATGTCTACATCTTAGCTGGTGGAGACGGAACCAGAATGGCTAAGCAACTACCAAAACATTTAATCCCTATTTTGGGCAAACCAGTTTTATACTGGTTATTATTAGCTATTCAGCAATCAAGTTGTTGTCCAAAGGTATGTATTATTGTTAAAAATAAAAATAGTTTTAAGGACGCCATTGCTAAGCTAGCAAATAATTTTTCGAAATTAACTATCGTCACTGAATTAGTACCATTTAATGTCAAAGGGCCATGGCAAGCAATGGGGTATATTTTACAAAAACTTAAACATCCAGCATTTTTTATGTCTGGCGATTTGATAATGCCAACAGCCGAAAATATTAAAACATTTCAACAGAAATGCCAAAATGCAATATCAAATTACGAAGCTTTAATTGCTGGTGGTATATGCCAACCTATGGAGACTGCTTCTGGTTTGGTTGTAGATAGAAAAAAGAAATTAATTGGCTTTGAACGTTATAATCCATATACCGGACAACAATTAGTAAATGTTGGTTGCTGTGTAATGACACCCAGGATTAGTGAAATGTTAATTACAGCTGGTAAATATGCTTATATGCATAAAGATGAAGATTATGTACTCAGACATTTAGCCAAACGAGGAGCAACACAGGTAGCAGAATTTCGTCAATCTTTTGTCAATGTCAATACCGTTCCTGATTGTATGATGGCCGAACGGTTGTTGTCAGGTAGATATTGTAGAAAGTAACAATGGCGGTAAATTTAAAAAATATTTTAGTCGTTGATGATGATGGGCATATACGAGAGGTCGTTCGTTTTGCTCTTGAACAAGCATTGTTTAATGTGATTGAAGCAAAAGATGGTAGTGAGGCATTAGCGTTATTTCAGCAATATGAAATTAGTCTCATTGTTTTAGATATAACTATGCCTGGCATTGATGGTTTAGATGTTTGCAAACAAATACGCAAACTAAGCAAGGTGCCGATTATTTTTCTATCAAGTCGTGATGATGAGTTAGATAAAGTTCTAGGTCTTGAACTTGGTGCTGATGACTATATCTCAAAACCATTTAGTCCCAGAGAACTAGTCGCCAGAATAAAAGCGGTATTCCGACGTTTAGCTCCTAGTGAATCCACAACTAAAACAGTATCACCATCGATTGTTATCCATGGCCAACTTAGTTTAAATTTACATAAACATCGTTGTGAATATGCAGGACAAGAAATAATTTTGACTGTTACTGAGTTTGCTATGCTGTCAGTAATGGCTTGTTCACCTGGACGTGTGTTTACACGTGATCAGTTGGTTGATGCTGCTTGCGGTGAAGATCATGTTATTTCTGATCGTACAGTTGATAGCCATATTCGTCGTATCCGTAAAAAACTAGCGAGTGCTAACTGCGATTTAGTGGAAACTGTCTATGGCCTAGGGTATCGAATGCGTGATGATTAATTCTAGATCTGCAGCCGGTATACCTATTCGTTGGTTATTACTTGGCACAAATGCGATAGTGTTTTTATTGCCCTTGTTTGCATTATTTGGTTTTCGTATTTATGATACATACTTATTGCGTCAAACAGAACGACAATTAATCGCACAAGCCATATTTGTCGGTGAAGCTTGGCGAGCCGCTTTATTAGATATAGAAAATAAAGTTGAACTGCATAATTTTAAACCTCTAGGTAGAGATGATGCAGCTTTTATTCCAATAGAGCCAGTTATCGATTTAGGAATAGAAATATTGCCACCACAGCCAAAAGTCCAAAAATGCTCACAAATACCACAAAGAAATGCACAGCTTGCGGCGCAAGCAATGATGCCTTTGTTGAAACGTGTGCAAGTGTTCACTCTTTCAGCAATTAGAATTCTCGATGCCAACGGATGCGTTATCGCAACAACACGTAGTGAATTGGGGATGTCATTATACACTGCACCTGAAGTGCAAGCAGCACTTGATGGTATCTACAACGCAGTAACACGTAAACGAATTAGTGATGAACCTGCTCCGCCCCTAAATGATATTCGTCGTCGTGGTAATGTGAGAGTTTTTGCTGCTTTGCCAATATTTGCTGCCGGAAAAGTGATTGGGGTAGTTAGAATTTCTCGTACTAGCATGTCGGCTATTCGTTCACTTTGGCTTAATCGTAGAGGTTTATTAATCGCGGGTTTCACCTGTTGCTTCTTAATAATAATTGCTTCATGTATTTTTACTGCTGCAATTACTCGACCGCTTAGACGATTAAGTAATGATGCAAAATCCGTGACCCAAGGAAGCCAAGCGAGTCATTTTGCCCATAAACCTTGGACGCCGGCAGAATTTAAAGATCTTGCAAATTCTTTGGCGGTAATGACTACAAAATTGCATGAGCGTGCTGAATATATTTCTGCATATACAGCTAATATAGCCCATGAATTAAAAACACCAATTACTGCAATTCGTGGTGCTGCCGAATTACTGAATGACAATATAGCTACTATGACAATAGAGCAGCGCCAGCGTTTTCTTACCAATATCGAAGCAGATGCATTGCGTTTAGAAAGATTAGTGACGCAGCTTCTTTATCTGGCTAAAATAGAAAATAGTGCAAGTAATTTACCTGTTGAAGAAATTGATGTCCACACTTTTTTAAAACAAATGTTATCACGTTATCCAGAACGTGTGCATTTTGATATAGATTCTAGGGTAACTTCTATTAGTATGAATCCTGAACAACTCGTTTCTGCTATAACTAATTTAATTGATAATGCTCTTGAGCAAGAATCTACAACTCGTGTTGAACTATCCGCGATGGTTGAAGATGACAGGTTAGTGATTACAGTTGCAGATAATGGTTCTGGCATAGCACCTGAATATATTGATAAAATATTTAATAGATTTTTCACTACCAAGGCAGAGCGTGGTGGTACGGGATTAGGATTATCCCTAGTCAAAGCAATCGCTGAAACTAGAGGAGGTAAAATAACTTGTGAAAGTAGCAAGGGACATACGAAATTTAATTTGGTTTTGTGATTGATTTAATAAAATATAATTATTTGATAAAAACATCATTATCATACCATTTAGTGAAATATTGCCCCTGAAGAAAAATACTTCTTGCTAATATTGAATCACCGACTTGGCGAAGATTTTGGTTGGCCAGTGAGTATAATAGAGTAATCGAATTTGTTAGTTCTTTATACATCTTTTCATCATCAACGGCACGCGCAGCGCCGAGCCCAAAACCGGTAGCGGCAGCGCCTACCTCCATGATAATCGGTCCTGAGTCGATGTCTGAACGAGCTGAAGTATTTGGTGGCCATTCGCGCAATCCCGAAAAACCCAAAAAAGAAATTTTGAATGTTTGAATATATTGCTTCCATAAAATAATAGCTTGCTTATGAGCAAATGCCGCCATGTAACGTATACTAAAAGAAAGGGCACAACCGCGTGGTATCTGAGAAGTTTTAGTGGTGTTGGTGATTTCAGATACTGGTAGATTATTAAAATCGCTTACGGCTGATTCAGACATATATAAAAGCCAATGCTTAATAGGTTGTACGGCGATTTGGCTGTTGAAGTTTTGATCATATAACCAAAGCGAAAACAATAGTGCTGATTGATCAGCAGGCCAACGTTGTTTGCTGTGCGCAAAAGACTGAGCGTGAGCCCATTGATTGTGTGATAGTTGTGCTAAATGAGTGCTAATGTGCTTATTTAATGACTTGTATTTTGCGTTTCTGTTGACAGTTTCATAAGTGCCTAAAATTATATTTAAATGACTTAAATAAAGACCATTATTGCCTAGTTGAATTATTGAGAGATCAGCGGTTTTATATGGATTAACTAATCTTGAATGTGCCAATGAAATTATCTTATCTATACGTTGTGAAATAATTTCTTTTGGCAAATTTTGATTTCGTTTTCGACTTGCATAATATTCGGCAAGATTAGATAAAGCGATGATCCGAAAACTAAATGGTAGTTTTTGTAAAGCGGGTATTGGATTTGCAAAGAATTTACTTAACTCTGCTTCTGCCTTATCGGTGTTGTTTTGCCTAGCCGCGCTAGCGCAAGAATAATGCCATAATAATATGAGTATAATGCATATGACTAAATATATTATGTTATGCCTAATCATTTGTTAATTAAAATAATTACCAGTTAAATCTACTGTATAAGCCATGACAGCATCTGGAGCGTCATTTACCAGTTGTTGAGTAACTGCAAAAGATTTGCCTGGTGTGGGCATATTAAAAGTATAATTAGGTAAATTATCAATGGCTCCCGGCGCTAAACTGCCGCCATTCCATTGGTAATTAAAGACTTTCGGTAAATACAGCATACAAGCATATTCATTTATACCCCAAGAAACTTTTGGTAATAAAAATTGTAAGTTACCAGCCAAAGCCATGGGTGAGTGTTGCTCTTTTATTACTAATTCTAATATGGCATTTTGTTCACCAAGGCGGGGGGGGGATATTGATATAGTAGTATGTTGTTTGTTTATTGCAAATGGAATAGAAATTCCATTAAGATAAACTTTAGTAAGCTGTTGCGAGTTTGGGATAGATATCGCTAAATCATGTTTTCCTTGTACTCGTAATCGATACAAGATTCTAGTAAAACGCTGACCATCTAAAGTCGTTACTATAATTGCATAGGCTGTAGTCACCACTGGCTCAACAGGAGTATTATCGTAAAGGACCTCAACTTTTTTTGAGGGTATTTGTAAGTTCTTCCATGATAACTGTAACGCATGATTTTTTGAGTATATGATTAAACTATCTCCTTCGCGGCGTGTATCATTATTATTAACTTTAAAAAGATTGCTATCATAAGTAAGTTCAAGTTTTGTAATAGCGGCGGGTGATGGTCTTAATTTTAGCAACCAATTAACGCCATCTTTTTTCGCGGTCTTAATAAAACTAACACTAAATTCATAGGTACCTGCCGTATGGGTTATAAATTTTAAATCGTTGTTGCTACTTAAAAAGTCACCATTATTAACTATAGGTAAATTGGTAATGTTTAGATCAGCATCTGATTCTAAGATCGGCACAATTGTCCAACCGTTATCCAAGACCGTTATTTTAATAAATGATTTTGCTTCTATGGCATCACCAACAATTTGCGCTTTTGCTATAAAACTTGAGACTGTATAATTAATCGGTGGTTTAATTGATGCAACGTTTTTTTTATCGACTTCTTTATGCAAACGTAATAATTCTTCAAGAGCAAGAGTGGCGGTGCCTGGGTTATCCTGAGCATATGTATGCGATGTTAAAAAGATAATTAATATAAAAGAAATAATTTTACGCAGCATGTGTGGTCTCCGTATTATTTGTCATTTGTTCTGTCAGTTTTTTAAAACCATTTTTGCTAGAAAATAACATGATGACAGTTAAGCCACATAAAATTTCAAGCGAGTAAATTAAACCAGTAAAACCTTGGGCAATTACTGCTGTTGAAGGTGCCACTAATAAAGCAATGTTTAGCGCGATAATATGTTTTGTGATTTTAGGTGATTCTAATCTTAGCACATAAAAGGTTAACAACGTCGTGATTACCGTAGCACTAATTAAATAAGCCACATAAAAGTTCATATAGGCAGCCAAATATGCTAAGAGCACAAAGAAAAACC
The window above is part of the Deltaproteobacteria bacterium genome. Proteins encoded here:
- a CDS encoding response regulator transcription factor, which translates into the protein MAVNLKNILVVDDDGHIREVVRFALEQALFNVIEAKDGSEALALFQQYEISLIVLDITMPGIDGLDVCKQIRKLSKVPIIFLSSRDDELDKVLGLELGADDYISKPFSPRELVARIKAVFRRLAPSESTTKTVSPSIVIHGQLSLNLHKHRCEYAGQEIILTVTEFAMLSVMACSPGRVFTRDQLVDAACGEDHVISDRTVDSHIRRIRKKLASANCDLVETVYGLGYRMRDD
- a CDS encoding GHKL domain-containing protein, encoding MINSRSAAGIPIRWLLLGTNAIVFLLPLFALFGFRIYDTYLLRQTERQLIAQAIFVGEAWRAALLDIENKVELHNFKPLGRDDAAFIPIEPVIDLGIEILPPQPKVQKCSQIPQRNAQLAAQAMMPLLKRVQVFTLSAIRILDANGCVIATTRSELGMSLYTAPEVQAALDGIYNAVTRKRISDEPAPPLNDIRRRGNVRVFAALPIFAAGKVIGVVRISRTSMSAIRSLWLNRRGLLIAGFTCCFLIIIASCIFTAAITRPLRRLSNDAKSVTQGSQASHFAHKPWTPAEFKDLANSLAVMTTKLHERAEYISAYTANIAHELKTPITAIRGAAELLNDNIATMTIEQRQRFLTNIEADALRLERLVTQLLYLAKIENSASNLPVEEIDVHTFLKQMLSRYPERVHFDIDSRVTSISMNPEQLVSAITNLIDNALEQESTTRVELSAMVEDDRLVITVADNGSGIAPEYIDKIFNRFFTTKAERGGTGLGLSLVKAIAETRGGKITCESSKGHTKFNLVL